The Palleronia sp. THAF1 genome window below encodes:
- a CDS encoding glutathione S-transferase family protein, with the protein MIVVHSLAFSRAHRVIWLLEALKVPYKVVRYERTGAYKAPDALAQVHPLGKAPVLVDDDFVLAESAAILRYVQRVHGDGRFLPEGDARMQARHDEWLDYAEGTLARLVGPFFWHRLKGRPLSDDDRAAIRPHLAYLSDTLEGRDWLMGERLCLADMQIMYQLAMLNMAGELEDWPVVQGYWQRIAAQPELRRSIEVSGPIMPM; encoded by the coding sequence ATGATCGTTGTTCATAGCCTTGCCTTTTCGCGGGCACATCGGGTGATCTGGCTGCTTGAGGCGCTGAAGGTGCCTTACAAGGTGGTGCGCTACGAGCGGACGGGGGCCTACAAGGCGCCGGATGCGTTGGCGCAGGTGCATCCCTTGGGCAAGGCTCCGGTGTTGGTGGATGACGATTTCGTATTGGCCGAGAGCGCGGCGATCCTGCGATATGTGCAGCGCGTCCACGGAGACGGGCGGTTCCTGCCCGAAGGCGACGCGCGGATGCAGGCACGGCACGATGAGTGGCTGGACTACGCGGAAGGCACGCTGGCGCGGCTGGTGGGGCCGTTCTTCTGGCACAGGCTGAAAGGGCGACCGCTTTCGGACGATGATCGGGCCGCCATCCGACCGCATCTGGCTTATCTGTCGGACACGCTTGAAGGGCGCGACTGGCTGATGGGAGAGCGGCTGTGCCTGGCGGACATGCAGATCATGTATCAGCTGGCGATGCTGAATATGGCAGGAGAGCTGGAAGATTGGCCTGTCGTGCAAGGCTATTGGCAGCGGATCGCGGCGCAGCCAGAGCTGCGCCGGTCCATAGAGGTCTCGGGGCCGATCATGCCGATGTGA